The Chelonoidis abingdonii isolate Lonesome George chromosome 9, CheloAbing_2.0, whole genome shotgun sequence genome has a segment encoding these proteins:
- the TECPR1 gene encoding tectonin beta-propeller repeat-containing protein 1 isoform X1: MAMPNSLLWAVDIFGRVYTLSTAGQYWELCKDSQLEFKRVSAVKQCCWGIACDHQVYAYVFSSDVPIRYQEETYENQRWNPVGGFCEKLMPSDRWQWSDVSGLKHQQLDSFTLPSQHWEWESDWYVDENIGGEPTEKGGWTYAIDFPATYAKDKKWNSCVRRRRWIRYRRYKSRDTWAKVTSHDDPKQLPDPFNDISIGGWEITDEPMGRLSVWAVSLQGRVWYREDVCHHNPEGSAWSLIATPGEAVQISCGPYDLLWATLWEGQAIAREGIDRNNPQGISWTMVEPPSSENGILHVSVGVNVVWAVTKDRKVWFRRGVNSHNPCGTSWIEMVGEMMMVNVGLNDQVWGISCEDRAVYFRQGVTPSELSGKTWKAIVSGRESDRSQTGSSTSLLSAGCFFSDDIREQMNLIVQSDADISSDTKSQQIQPNLADTPLSSAAASINGNNVGSQSPEASANLALDPLDSAPEEASPASDSGEKAGPEKPKFSADQDPHPAELQWTNIDLKEAHKKPPLSTSTFPETSSLSSLGMFSVGVEEHYDADEHPLWAWVCGGGCLVDSHSSLKWFTLQSGLLSSVQSLSLSISPAQTAAWRKQIFQQLSERTKRELENFRHYEQAIEQSVWVKTGTLQWWRSWKPHKWTDVRVALEQFTGNDGMRDSILFIYYMYHEEKKYIHVFLNEVTILVEVLNDAKHSFALYTPERTKQRWPIRLAATTEQEMHDWLALLSMSCCESRRIQGPPSHQAIWSVTCKGDVFVSEPCPELEATSHMMPCDQMFWRQIGGHLRLIECNSHGIVWGIGYDHTAWVYTGGYGGGFIQGLASSTDNIYMQSDVKCVYIYENQRWNPVTGYSNRGLPTDRYMWSDASGLQECTKVNTKPPSPQWSWVSDWYIDFNISSGTDREGWQYAADFPASYHGHKTMKDFVRRRRWARKCKIITNGPWLEVPPITLWDIAIIPSMAADKEELIALWAISDKGDVLCRLGVTQQNPAGTSWLHVGTDQPFMSVSIGAFHQVWAVARDGSTFYRGSVSPKKPAGDCWYHIPSPPKQKLKQVSVGRTSVLAVDKNGNLWFRQGITPSYPQGSSWDHVSNNIRKVSVGPLDQVWVIADKVQGSHSLSCGTVCHRTGVQPLEPKGLSWDYGIGGGWEHITVRGNATEAPKAALHETSEEHSANPTDLEDGENGGKGNHSKTTLMVNEGQEVDRYAVNC, encoded by the exons ATGGCTATGCCTAATTCCCTCTTGTGGGCAGTTGATATCTTTGGGAGGGTTTACACTCTTTCTACAGCTGGCCAGTACTGGGAGCTCTGTAAAGACAGCCAGCTGGAATTCAAACGAGTCTCTGCGGTCAAACAGTGCTGCTGGGGCATAGCTTGTGATCACCAGGTATATGCCTACGTATTCTCAAGTGATGTTCCAATCAGATACCAGGAAGAAACTTATGAGAATCAG CGTTGGAATCCGGTTGGTGGCTTTTGTGAGAAATTAATGCCCAGTGATCGCTGGCAATGGAGCGACGTGAGCGGGCTAAAACATCAGCAGCTTGACAGTTTCACGCTGCCATCGCAGCACTGGGAGTGGGAGTCTGACTGGTACGTGGATGAAAATATTGGAGGGGAACCAACAGAGAAAGGG GGTTGGACATATGCCATTGACTTCCCAGCTACCTACGCAAAGGATAAGAAATGGAATTCCTGTGTCCGACGTAGGAGGTGGATCAGATACAGGAGATACAAATCACGAGACACTTGGGCAAAG GTAACATCCCATGATGATCCTAAACAGTTGCCAGATCCTTTCAACGATATCTCCATTGGAGGATGGGAAATCACTGACGAGCCCATGGGCCGGTTATCGGTCTGGGCGGTGTCCTTGCAAGGAAGG GTATGGTATAGAGAAGACGTTTGCCACCACAATCCAGAAGGTTCTGCGTGGTCCTTAATAGCCACCCCCGGAGAAGCAGTTCAGATCAGCTGTGGACCATATGACCTCCTATGGGCAACGCTTTGGGAGGGGCAAGCTATTGCAAGAGAAGGGATTGATAGAAATAATCCTCAAG GAATTTCTTGGACAATGGTGGAACCCCCAAGCTCTGAAAATGGGATCCTGCACGTCTCTGTGGGTGTAAACGTGGTGTGGGCGGTTACTAAAGATAGAAAA GTGTGGTTCAGAAGAGGTGTGAACTCACACAATCCATGTGGCACCAGCTGGATTGAAATGGTTGGAGAAATGATGATGGTAAACGTAGGCTTAAATGACCAG GTCTGGGGAATCAGCTGCGAGGATCGAGCAGTTTATTTCCGGCAAGGTGTCACACCGAGCGAGCTCAGCGGGAAGACATGGAAGGCGATCGTATCTGGCAGAGAGAGTGACAGGTCTCAGACCGGCAGCTCGACCAGTCTGCTCAG CGCTGGCTGTTTCTTCAGTGATGACATTAGGGAGCAAATGAATTTGATCGTTCAGAGTGATGCAGACATTTCCTCTGATACCAAGAGCCAACAGATACAGCCAAACCTTGCCGACACGCCTCTGTCAAGTGCTGCAGCTAGCATCAATGGTAACAACGTGGGAAGCCAGTCACCAGAAGCGAGTGCAAACTTGGCTTTGGATCCTCTGGACTCTGCTCCTGaagaagccagccctgcttcagaCAGTGGCGAGAAGGCTGGTCCCGAAAAACCCAAGTTCTCTGCTGACCAGGATCCCCATCCTGCAGAACTGCAGTGGACAAACATTGACTTAAAGGAAGCCCATAAAAAACCTCCGCTCTCCACCAGCACCTTCCCGGAGACATCCAGCCTGTCCTCCCTTGGCATGTTCTCAGTTGGAGTCGAAGAACATTATGACGCTGATGAGCATCCGTTGTGGgcctgggtgtgtgggggaggctgCCTGGTGGATTCACACAGCTCACTGAAATGGTTCACTCTTCAGTCAG GTCTGTTATCCTCTGTGCAGTCTCTTTCCCTGTCTATCAGTCCGGCGCAGACAGCAGCGTGGCGAAAGCAGATTTTCCAGCAGCTCAGTGAAAGGACCAAGCGGGAACTGGAGAACTTTAGACACTATGAACAAGCTATTGAGCAG TCTGTCTGGGTGAAAACGGGGACCTTACAGTGGTGGAGAAGCTGGAAGCCTCATAAATGGACAGACGTGCGAGTGGCGCTGGAGCAGTTCACTGGGAACGACGGCATGCGAGACAGCATTCTGTTCATCTATTACATGTATCATGAGGAGAAGAAG TACATCCATGTGTTCCTGAATGAAGTCACCATCCTGGTTGAAGTTCTGAATGATGCCAAACACTCCTTCGCTCTCTACACGCCCGAGAGGACAAAGCAGCGGTGGCCAATTCGTCTAGCAGCCACCACGGAACAAGAAATGCATGACTGG CTGGCTTTGCTGAGCATGTCCTGCTGTGAAAGCAGACGGATTCAAggccctccctcccaccaggcTATCTGGTCTGTTACCTGCAAAGGAGACGTCTTTGTCAGTGAACCATGTCCTGAATTGGAGGCCACATCACACATGATGCCATGTGACCAAAT GTTTTGGCGTCAGATTGGAGGGCATCTCCGCCTGATAGAGTGTAATAGCCATGGAATAGTTTGGGGCATAGGTTACGATCACACGGCCTGGGTTTATACTGGGGGATACGGAGGTGGCTTCATTCAAG GATTGGCCAGCAGCACTGATAATATTTACATGCAATCAGATGTGAAATGTGTTTATATCTATGAGAACCAGCGGTGGAATCCAGTCACAGGATATAGCAACag AGGGCTGCCCACAGACAGGTACATGTGGAGTGACGCATCTGGCTTACAAGAATGCACAAAAGTTAACACAAAGCCTCCATCCCCGCAGTGGTCTTGG GTGTCTGACTGGTatattgattttaacatttccaGTGGAACTGATCGGGAAGGCTGGCAGTATGCGGCAGACTTCCCAGC ATCCTACCACGGCCACAAGACGATGAAGGATTTTGTACGGCGAAGACGCTGGGCCAG aaaatgtaaaataatcacCAACGGACCCTGGCTGGAAGTGCCTCCCATCACCCTGTGGGACATCGCCATAATCCCTAGTATGGCGGCAGACAAGGAAGAATTGATAGCACTCTGGGCCATTAGCGACAAGGGAGACGTGCTGTGCAGACTCGGAGTAACGCAGCAAAATCCAGCT GGAACATCATGGCTTCACGTGGGAACAGATCAACCCTTCATGTCGGTCTCAATTGGGGCATTCCACCAAGTCTGGGCTGTTGCAAGAGATGGCTCTACCTTCTACCGGGGTTCAGTGTCTCCaaaaaaacctgcag GAGATTGTTGGTACCATATTCCTTCACCtccaaaacaaaagttaaaacaaGTCTCAGTAGGACGGACATCTGTGTTGGCGGTAGATAAAAATG GTAATCTCTGGTTCCGTCAGGGAATCACACCAAGCTACCCTCAAGGATCTAGTTGGGACCATGTTTCAAATAATATTCGTAAAGTTTCTGTGGGACCCCTGGATCAG gtTTGGGTGATAGCTGACAAAGTGCAGGGAAGCCACAGCCTAAGTTGTGGGACAGTCTGTCATCGAACAGGAGTCCAACCATTGGAACCGAAAGGACTCTCATGGGACTACGGCATTGGG GGTGGATGGGAGCACATTACAGTTAGAGGAAATGCAACTGAAGCTCCTAAGGCTGCTTTACATGAGACCTCTGAAGAGCATTCGGCAAACCCAACAGATCTAGAAGATGGAGagaatggaggaaagggaaacCATTCTAAAACCACCTTGATGGTTAACGAAGGGCAAGAAGTAGACAGATATGCTGTTAATTGTTAG
- the TECPR1 gene encoding tectonin beta-propeller repeat-containing protein 1 isoform X2 encodes MPNSLLWAVDIFGRVYTLSTAGQYWELCKDSQLEFKRVSAVKQCCWGIACDHQVYAYVFSSDVPIRYQEETYENQRWNPVGGFCEKLMPSDRWQWSDVSGLKHQQLDSFTLPSQHWEWESDWYVDENIGGEPTEKGGWTYAIDFPATYAKDKKWNSCVRRRRWIRYRRYKSRDTWAKVTSHDDPKQLPDPFNDISIGGWEITDEPMGRLSVWAVSLQGRVWYREDVCHHNPEGSAWSLIATPGEAVQISCGPYDLLWATLWEGQAIAREGIDRNNPQGISWTMVEPPSSENGILHVSVGVNVVWAVTKDRKVWFRRGVNSHNPCGTSWIEMVGEMMMVNVGLNDQVWGISCEDRAVYFRQGVTPSELSGKTWKAIVSGRESDRSQTGSSTSLLSAGCFFSDDIREQMNLIVQSDADISSDTKSQQIQPNLADTPLSSAAASINGNNVGSQSPEASANLALDPLDSAPEEASPASDSGEKAGPEKPKFSADQDPHPAELQWTNIDLKEAHKKPPLSTSTFPETSSLSSLGMFSVGVEEHYDADEHPLWAWVCGGGCLVDSHSSLKWFTLQSGLLSSVQSLSLSISPAQTAAWRKQIFQQLSERTKRELENFRHYEQAIEQSVWVKTGTLQWWRSWKPHKWTDVRVALEQFTGNDGMRDSILFIYYMYHEEKKYIHVFLNEVTILVEVLNDAKHSFALYTPERTKQRWPIRLAATTEQEMHDWLALLSMSCCESRRIQGPPSHQAIWSVTCKGDVFVSEPCPELEATSHMMPCDQMFWRQIGGHLRLIECNSHGIVWGIGYDHTAWVYTGGYGGGFIQGLASSTDNIYMQSDVKCVYIYENQRWNPVTGYSNRGLPTDRYMWSDASGLQECTKVNTKPPSPQWSWVSDWYIDFNISSGTDREGWQYAADFPASYHGHKTMKDFVRRRRWARKCKIITNGPWLEVPPITLWDIAIIPSMAADKEELIALWAISDKGDVLCRLGVTQQNPAGTSWLHVGTDQPFMSVSIGAFHQVWAVARDGSTFYRGSVSPKKPAGELLVPYSFTSKTKVKTSLSRTDICVGGR; translated from the exons ATGCCTAATTCCCTCTTGTGGGCAGTTGATATCTTTGGGAGGGTTTACACTCTTTCTACAGCTGGCCAGTACTGGGAGCTCTGTAAAGACAGCCAGCTGGAATTCAAACGAGTCTCTGCGGTCAAACAGTGCTGCTGGGGCATAGCTTGTGATCACCAGGTATATGCCTACGTATTCTCAAGTGATGTTCCAATCAGATACCAGGAAGAAACTTATGAGAATCAG CGTTGGAATCCGGTTGGTGGCTTTTGTGAGAAATTAATGCCCAGTGATCGCTGGCAATGGAGCGACGTGAGCGGGCTAAAACATCAGCAGCTTGACAGTTTCACGCTGCCATCGCAGCACTGGGAGTGGGAGTCTGACTGGTACGTGGATGAAAATATTGGAGGGGAACCAACAGAGAAAGGG GGTTGGACATATGCCATTGACTTCCCAGCTACCTACGCAAAGGATAAGAAATGGAATTCCTGTGTCCGACGTAGGAGGTGGATCAGATACAGGAGATACAAATCACGAGACACTTGGGCAAAG GTAACATCCCATGATGATCCTAAACAGTTGCCAGATCCTTTCAACGATATCTCCATTGGAGGATGGGAAATCACTGACGAGCCCATGGGCCGGTTATCGGTCTGGGCGGTGTCCTTGCAAGGAAGG GTATGGTATAGAGAAGACGTTTGCCACCACAATCCAGAAGGTTCTGCGTGGTCCTTAATAGCCACCCCCGGAGAAGCAGTTCAGATCAGCTGTGGACCATATGACCTCCTATGGGCAACGCTTTGGGAGGGGCAAGCTATTGCAAGAGAAGGGATTGATAGAAATAATCCTCAAG GAATTTCTTGGACAATGGTGGAACCCCCAAGCTCTGAAAATGGGATCCTGCACGTCTCTGTGGGTGTAAACGTGGTGTGGGCGGTTACTAAAGATAGAAAA GTGTGGTTCAGAAGAGGTGTGAACTCACACAATCCATGTGGCACCAGCTGGATTGAAATGGTTGGAGAAATGATGATGGTAAACGTAGGCTTAAATGACCAG GTCTGGGGAATCAGCTGCGAGGATCGAGCAGTTTATTTCCGGCAAGGTGTCACACCGAGCGAGCTCAGCGGGAAGACATGGAAGGCGATCGTATCTGGCAGAGAGAGTGACAGGTCTCAGACCGGCAGCTCGACCAGTCTGCTCAG CGCTGGCTGTTTCTTCAGTGATGACATTAGGGAGCAAATGAATTTGATCGTTCAGAGTGATGCAGACATTTCCTCTGATACCAAGAGCCAACAGATACAGCCAAACCTTGCCGACACGCCTCTGTCAAGTGCTGCAGCTAGCATCAATGGTAACAACGTGGGAAGCCAGTCACCAGAAGCGAGTGCAAACTTGGCTTTGGATCCTCTGGACTCTGCTCCTGaagaagccagccctgcttcagaCAGTGGCGAGAAGGCTGGTCCCGAAAAACCCAAGTTCTCTGCTGACCAGGATCCCCATCCTGCAGAACTGCAGTGGACAAACATTGACTTAAAGGAAGCCCATAAAAAACCTCCGCTCTCCACCAGCACCTTCCCGGAGACATCCAGCCTGTCCTCCCTTGGCATGTTCTCAGTTGGAGTCGAAGAACATTATGACGCTGATGAGCATCCGTTGTGGgcctgggtgtgtgggggaggctgCCTGGTGGATTCACACAGCTCACTGAAATGGTTCACTCTTCAGTCAG GTCTGTTATCCTCTGTGCAGTCTCTTTCCCTGTCTATCAGTCCGGCGCAGACAGCAGCGTGGCGAAAGCAGATTTTCCAGCAGCTCAGTGAAAGGACCAAGCGGGAACTGGAGAACTTTAGACACTATGAACAAGCTATTGAGCAG TCTGTCTGGGTGAAAACGGGGACCTTACAGTGGTGGAGAAGCTGGAAGCCTCATAAATGGACAGACGTGCGAGTGGCGCTGGAGCAGTTCACTGGGAACGACGGCATGCGAGACAGCATTCTGTTCATCTATTACATGTATCATGAGGAGAAGAAG TACATCCATGTGTTCCTGAATGAAGTCACCATCCTGGTTGAAGTTCTGAATGATGCCAAACACTCCTTCGCTCTCTACACGCCCGAGAGGACAAAGCAGCGGTGGCCAATTCGTCTAGCAGCCACCACGGAACAAGAAATGCATGACTGG CTGGCTTTGCTGAGCATGTCCTGCTGTGAAAGCAGACGGATTCAAggccctccctcccaccaggcTATCTGGTCTGTTACCTGCAAAGGAGACGTCTTTGTCAGTGAACCATGTCCTGAATTGGAGGCCACATCACACATGATGCCATGTGACCAAAT GTTTTGGCGTCAGATTGGAGGGCATCTCCGCCTGATAGAGTGTAATAGCCATGGAATAGTTTGGGGCATAGGTTACGATCACACGGCCTGGGTTTATACTGGGGGATACGGAGGTGGCTTCATTCAAG GATTGGCCAGCAGCACTGATAATATTTACATGCAATCAGATGTGAAATGTGTTTATATCTATGAGAACCAGCGGTGGAATCCAGTCACAGGATATAGCAACag AGGGCTGCCCACAGACAGGTACATGTGGAGTGACGCATCTGGCTTACAAGAATGCACAAAAGTTAACACAAAGCCTCCATCCCCGCAGTGGTCTTGG GTGTCTGACTGGTatattgattttaacatttccaGTGGAACTGATCGGGAAGGCTGGCAGTATGCGGCAGACTTCCCAGC ATCCTACCACGGCCACAAGACGATGAAGGATTTTGTACGGCGAAGACGCTGGGCCAG aaaatgtaaaataatcacCAACGGACCCTGGCTGGAAGTGCCTCCCATCACCCTGTGGGACATCGCCATAATCCCTAGTATGGCGGCAGACAAGGAAGAATTGATAGCACTCTGGGCCATTAGCGACAAGGGAGACGTGCTGTGCAGACTCGGAGTAACGCAGCAAAATCCAGCT GGAACATCATGGCTTCACGTGGGAACAGATCAACCCTTCATGTCGGTCTCAATTGGGGCATTCCACCAAGTCTGGGCTGTTGCAAGAGATGGCTCTACCTTCTACCGGGGTTCAGTGTCTCCaaaaaaacctgcaggtga ATTGTTGGTACCATATTCCTTCACCtccaaaacaaaagttaaaacaaGTCTCAGTAGGACGGACATCTGTGTTGGCGGTAGATAA
- the TECPR1 gene encoding tectonin beta-propeller repeat-containing protein 1 isoform X3, producing MGRLSVWAVSLQGRVWYREDVCHHNPEGSAWSLIATPGEAVQISCGPYDLLWATLWEGQAIAREGIDRNNPQGISWTMVEPPSSENGILHVSVGVNVVWAVTKDRKVWFRRGVNSHNPCGTSWIEMVGEMMMVNVGLNDQVWGISCEDRAVYFRQGVTPSELSGKTWKAIVSGRESDRSQTGSSTSLLSAGCFFSDDIREQMNLIVQSDADISSDTKSQQIQPNLADTPLSSAAASINGNNVGSQSPEASANLALDPLDSAPEEASPASDSGEKAGPEKPKFSADQDPHPAELQWTNIDLKEAHKKPPLSTSTFPETSSLSSLGMFSVGVEEHYDADEHPLWAWVCGGGCLVDSHSSLKWFTLQSGLLSSVQSLSLSISPAQTAAWRKQIFQQLSERTKRELENFRHYEQAIEQSVWVKTGTLQWWRSWKPHKWTDVRVALEQFTGNDGMRDSILFIYYMYHEEKKYIHVFLNEVTILVEVLNDAKHSFALYTPERTKQRWPIRLAATTEQEMHDWLALLSMSCCESRRIQGPPSHQAIWSVTCKGDVFVSEPCPELEATSHMMPCDQMFWRQIGGHLRLIECNSHGIVWGIGYDHTAWVYTGGYGGGFIQGLASSTDNIYMQSDVKCVYIYENQRWNPVTGYSNRGLPTDRYMWSDASGLQECTKVNTKPPSPQWSWVSDWYIDFNISSGTDREGWQYAADFPASYHGHKTMKDFVRRRRWARKCKIITNGPWLEVPPITLWDIAIIPSMAADKEELIALWAISDKGDVLCRLGVTQQNPAGTSWLHVGTDQPFMSVSIGAFHQVWAVARDGSTFYRGSVSPKKPAGDCWYHIPSPPKQKLKQVSVGRTSVLAVDKNGNLWFRQGITPSYPQGSSWDHVSNNIRKVSVGPLDQVWVIADKVQGSHSLSCGTVCHRTGVQPLEPKGLSWDYGIGGGWEHITVRGNATEAPKAALHETSEEHSANPTDLEDGENGGKGNHSKTTLMVNEGQEVDRYAVNC from the exons ATGGGCCGGTTATCGGTCTGGGCGGTGTCCTTGCAAGGAAGG GTATGGTATAGAGAAGACGTTTGCCACCACAATCCAGAAGGTTCTGCGTGGTCCTTAATAGCCACCCCCGGAGAAGCAGTTCAGATCAGCTGTGGACCATATGACCTCCTATGGGCAACGCTTTGGGAGGGGCAAGCTATTGCAAGAGAAGGGATTGATAGAAATAATCCTCAAG GAATTTCTTGGACAATGGTGGAACCCCCAAGCTCTGAAAATGGGATCCTGCACGTCTCTGTGGGTGTAAACGTGGTGTGGGCGGTTACTAAAGATAGAAAA GTGTGGTTCAGAAGAGGTGTGAACTCACACAATCCATGTGGCACCAGCTGGATTGAAATGGTTGGAGAAATGATGATGGTAAACGTAGGCTTAAATGACCAG GTCTGGGGAATCAGCTGCGAGGATCGAGCAGTTTATTTCCGGCAAGGTGTCACACCGAGCGAGCTCAGCGGGAAGACATGGAAGGCGATCGTATCTGGCAGAGAGAGTGACAGGTCTCAGACCGGCAGCTCGACCAGTCTGCTCAG CGCTGGCTGTTTCTTCAGTGATGACATTAGGGAGCAAATGAATTTGATCGTTCAGAGTGATGCAGACATTTCCTCTGATACCAAGAGCCAACAGATACAGCCAAACCTTGCCGACACGCCTCTGTCAAGTGCTGCAGCTAGCATCAATGGTAACAACGTGGGAAGCCAGTCACCAGAAGCGAGTGCAAACTTGGCTTTGGATCCTCTGGACTCTGCTCCTGaagaagccagccctgcttcagaCAGTGGCGAGAAGGCTGGTCCCGAAAAACCCAAGTTCTCTGCTGACCAGGATCCCCATCCTGCAGAACTGCAGTGGACAAACATTGACTTAAAGGAAGCCCATAAAAAACCTCCGCTCTCCACCAGCACCTTCCCGGAGACATCCAGCCTGTCCTCCCTTGGCATGTTCTCAGTTGGAGTCGAAGAACATTATGACGCTGATGAGCATCCGTTGTGGgcctgggtgtgtgggggaggctgCCTGGTGGATTCACACAGCTCACTGAAATGGTTCACTCTTCAGTCAG GTCTGTTATCCTCTGTGCAGTCTCTTTCCCTGTCTATCAGTCCGGCGCAGACAGCAGCGTGGCGAAAGCAGATTTTCCAGCAGCTCAGTGAAAGGACCAAGCGGGAACTGGAGAACTTTAGACACTATGAACAAGCTATTGAGCAG TCTGTCTGGGTGAAAACGGGGACCTTACAGTGGTGGAGAAGCTGGAAGCCTCATAAATGGACAGACGTGCGAGTGGCGCTGGAGCAGTTCACTGGGAACGACGGCATGCGAGACAGCATTCTGTTCATCTATTACATGTATCATGAGGAGAAGAAG TACATCCATGTGTTCCTGAATGAAGTCACCATCCTGGTTGAAGTTCTGAATGATGCCAAACACTCCTTCGCTCTCTACACGCCCGAGAGGACAAAGCAGCGGTGGCCAATTCGTCTAGCAGCCACCACGGAACAAGAAATGCATGACTGG CTGGCTTTGCTGAGCATGTCCTGCTGTGAAAGCAGACGGATTCAAggccctccctcccaccaggcTATCTGGTCTGTTACCTGCAAAGGAGACGTCTTTGTCAGTGAACCATGTCCTGAATTGGAGGCCACATCACACATGATGCCATGTGACCAAAT GTTTTGGCGTCAGATTGGAGGGCATCTCCGCCTGATAGAGTGTAATAGCCATGGAATAGTTTGGGGCATAGGTTACGATCACACGGCCTGGGTTTATACTGGGGGATACGGAGGTGGCTTCATTCAAG GATTGGCCAGCAGCACTGATAATATTTACATGCAATCAGATGTGAAATGTGTTTATATCTATGAGAACCAGCGGTGGAATCCAGTCACAGGATATAGCAACag AGGGCTGCCCACAGACAGGTACATGTGGAGTGACGCATCTGGCTTACAAGAATGCACAAAAGTTAACACAAAGCCTCCATCCCCGCAGTGGTCTTGG GTGTCTGACTGGTatattgattttaacatttccaGTGGAACTGATCGGGAAGGCTGGCAGTATGCGGCAGACTTCCCAGC ATCCTACCACGGCCACAAGACGATGAAGGATTTTGTACGGCGAAGACGCTGGGCCAG aaaatgtaaaataatcacCAACGGACCCTGGCTGGAAGTGCCTCCCATCACCCTGTGGGACATCGCCATAATCCCTAGTATGGCGGCAGACAAGGAAGAATTGATAGCACTCTGGGCCATTAGCGACAAGGGAGACGTGCTGTGCAGACTCGGAGTAACGCAGCAAAATCCAGCT GGAACATCATGGCTTCACGTGGGAACAGATCAACCCTTCATGTCGGTCTCAATTGGGGCATTCCACCAAGTCTGGGCTGTTGCAAGAGATGGCTCTACCTTCTACCGGGGTTCAGTGTCTCCaaaaaaacctgcag GAGATTGTTGGTACCATATTCCTTCACCtccaaaacaaaagttaaaacaaGTCTCAGTAGGACGGACATCTGTGTTGGCGGTAGATAAAAATG GTAATCTCTGGTTCCGTCAGGGAATCACACCAAGCTACCCTCAAGGATCTAGTTGGGACCATGTTTCAAATAATATTCGTAAAGTTTCTGTGGGACCCCTGGATCAG gtTTGGGTGATAGCTGACAAAGTGCAGGGAAGCCACAGCCTAAGTTGTGGGACAGTCTGTCATCGAACAGGAGTCCAACCATTGGAACCGAAAGGACTCTCATGGGACTACGGCATTGGG GGTGGATGGGAGCACATTACAGTTAGAGGAAATGCAACTGAAGCTCCTAAGGCTGCTTTACATGAGACCTCTGAAGAGCATTCGGCAAACCCAACAGATCTAGAAGATGGAGagaatggaggaaagggaaacCATTCTAAAACCACCTTGATGGTTAACGAAGGGCAAGAAGTAGACAGATATGCTGTTAATTGTTAG